The genomic DNA aatgggtttttacatttaaagaaaCTAAATGGGAATGTTGAGGGGAAATTCTGCGTGTATAGCTCCGTGGTAAGGTGTTTGCTAATGAACTAAGAGTAAGGGAAGATAAAGAGAGGCCTGACCGCCCTCCATTTAAAACTCAGCGGAACATCTCACTCTATTGTTGCTCAAGAATTCAGGGCAGACAGTGAAATTAGTCTAATGCAGAAAGCACTAAGTAGCAGTAGTTTATGAGCTGCACAGAAGTGTGCACACGctcagctctctgtctctctcacagacacacacacacacacacactacaaagTAGCAGAAATTTATGAGCTGCATACACGGAACATAAAACCAGTGACCTTCAGCAGTGTGAGGGGCCGTATAGCACTGAGGACCTGTTCCTCTGTGGAATAGGAAGTCACCACTACACAGAGATACATGCTCACGGACCAGGTTTCAGACAGGATAAAGTGATCCTTGATTTACATCATTTAGTGAGAGTGTTTCTCTGCATGAaagtgcatgcatgtgtttgaACGAGTCATGTGACACAAAGAAAATTATTCTCACTAATTCAGTTGAAGATGACCTGCTTGTATGCATATATGCATGTGAGAGATTGCTGTCAGCCGCAGTGAGACCTGCTGATTAGCTAAGaatcgcacacacacaatcacagacactgtacactgtacatgCATACAAAATTAAATCACTACAAAGTAGTTCTATTGAGGAAAGATTTACAAACTCATAGTTGCATGCTCAGACAATAATATAAATTTAGCATCTGTATCAGCTTATGGATGTGGATCTATCTTACTGTGTaggtatatgtgtgtatatgagaGTGGGTCTATGCGTGCATGTATACATGTATGGTTGTGACTTGTGAGGCATGCATGCGTATGCATGCGCGCCTGTGTTTTAATTGGGCTAAAGCTGTGAAGTGAGGCAGTAAGTCATGCTAGAGGAGGGGAAGGGAGAATGGGGAAAAGAGAGGGTAATGGGCGAACGAGGGGGAGGGGAGACGAGGGAAAAAgcagaaagagaaaggaaagaaggaaagagagatagaagggggaggaagaggaggaggaacaagGGGACGTATGGATGTGGAGATTGTGGGAGAGAGGCAAAGGAGGACAGCAAGAGCAAGAAGTGCAGAAACAGCACAAGGGGAAAAGGGAAGGACATGGAAGGTAGAAGAGGCATAACAACACTGGGGGGGGGATATCGTGAGGggtggtggggtgggggggtagtGTGTATATGAGTCATCCGTCCTGGATCCCCTGGGGTGGGGGGTGTATTCTAACTGAGCCGCTGGCTTCTCCTCCCCGCCACTGGACTAGGCCCCAGTCATTAAACCCCTGGCTGCCAGCCAGCTCTTTTAACACAGGCAAGGGCCTTTTACGGCGTGTCTGTAGAAAATAAATCACACTGTGTGAATAATATATCTCTGGCAAAGGCATtggcaggagaggaggaagggagggagggaggggaggaaggagagattGGTGAATTATAGTCGTCTCCATCCATGCATTACGTTCTCTCTATCCCCAGCCAGATGTGCTCAAAGACAGCAGAATACAGAATGTACCAAAATACACATTAGTTTGGGAGTGAGAATTTGGGGCTGCCTTGCCTCTTTGTCCGCTCTCAGTCCTGATATTGCTGTAAAtagtatactgtatttataaatAGGAATCACCTTGACGAGTATGCTGACATCTACATTTTCATCGGGAAAACCCTGTTAACGCTGACTAATATGTGTTTACATCTCTACGCCAGCAAATAACGAGCCCGCTATCACTAGGGAACAGAATAATATATTGGACAACAATTATTTTTGCAAACATGCTCCCGATTTGgctattttaacagttttaaaccTTGGCAGGTTAAGATTATACATAACTGGCTTGTAACGCCGAGATGCTACAGTAAAGCATAAGTGTAGCATCTTGTGCTTAACTGAACAGTATGCATAAACTGTGTTCCCTCACTGCAGGGAGCACTGGATGTCTGTTAACATCATGTTAAACTCACTGGATAAATCTGTGGTCATGCAGGTGactaaaaataatttttaagggcgctttcacaagccaataTTTAGTCCGCTCTCATCAAAATCTAGTGCAGTTCAACCCCTGGTGCGGTTcctttgggcagttgtgaacgcagtaatcgtactctggttaggaccaaaacaaccggtccgagacCGCTTGTGAGAGATGGTCTTGGATCGTTTCCaagtgaaccaaaacgcaggctgcctgtgcggcTATTTGTTGAAATGGACGCAGATAAACGACatgttaacatgagtgggagaggacggaCTTGGTCTCCTGCAGAAAGTCAAAAAATGGAAACAAAGTccgcgattccctgcatagaagtgacAGCTCTCAAGATGAAAAAGTTAAATTTGCTCCGTACACACCGCTCAGCAACTTCATTTTTTTATCTGGTCCacatttgtgcactgtgaaacggaaccagactaaatagaaaacgaaccaaaagtatttatctctgattcggactagtcAAACAGACTATGGCTTGTTTAAGCGCTCTAAGACACTACCTCTGTTTAgctttcaattatttttttttgtatctccTGTGTACAGTAGAAGTCACTGTCAGTTGTGGTTTTGTTTCACTAATATATTCCTGTTCCTACATTTCTTTAACATATAGGCGTCTCACTGTTTTATGATCTGCCCTCCTTTGCCTTGCAATCGGATCTGTAATGTGGTCCATTGCTGTGTTAAGCTGATGTTTATGTCAGCCCAACACTCCCTGCTGATGCTTTATATCAGAAGCTGTCCACAGGTGAACCATGGTTGGCTTTTATTGTGAGGTAGCTACAGGAAGTCTAGCCATAATTGAACTGGTTAGATAAAGACAAGCAAGCACCAGGCGGTTATTGCAGTTTGGGCTAACCTCAAACCTCCAACACATCATCAAAGTAAGCGATACATTTTACATTATACCATGCTGCCCGTgtctaaagaaaaaaacattcctGCTGTCATGCTTTCTGATCATGCCAAAAGGGCAGTGCTCTCCTTTGTAAATACGCCATGTAGTTTACAAATGAACAGGTAATCCTAATGTAAGTGGTTCTTACCAGTGAGGGAGGGACTGGAGCAGTTGGTCATCTGTCCTGGCTCCTGCCTGGCAGTTTGGAATGACATTAAGCCCTGATCTCCAAACACAGTGAGCCTCGTCTTCCTGCTCCTCCCTCCAAACTCGTCCTCCCGTGACCCCAAAAAGAGGTCAGACACCGACTCTGACCGCTGCGATTGGCTACTGTAGCTGCTCATGAAGCTGTTCATTGGCTGTCGAGTCTGACGGGCGTGGAACTGgctgtcagagagagagtgtgtggacAGCTGGTCCGACTCAAACATCCCTAAGCTGGATCCCAGGCTTGAGCCTCTACCACTGGCCCTCTGCTTCTCCAGATGCTGGCCCTGACTGGCCAAGTCCCTCCTGTCACTCAGCATGCTGAGACGTGCATTGGTCTTAGCTCCGCTGAAGAGCCCACCCAACTCCTGCCGGTCTCGCAGTGAAAGGAGGGGTTCGTCCTTGTGCTTATGTTTGTGCTTGTGCTTCCTCTTATGGAGGCGAACCCCTGCAAGACCGCCTGCACTGCCACTGCCCAGGGATCCCAGGCCATCTCCTCTTACAGAGGGGCCCTGGAGTGGGCCACTGGCACTGCGAAGCTTGGCCCCTGGTTGGAGCTTTGAGTGTCCACTGGAGTGGAAAGCCTTGGGAGGCGGGACAGCAGGCCTCATGAAGGGAGATGGGGGTGCAGGTCCTAGCGAGTGGTGGGGCAGGTAAAATGGGGCAGCAGGGGGAAAGTATCCCAGACTCAGAGGAGGTGCGTAAGGCATCGCATACGGTGCTGCATAGTAATTTCCCCCTGCCAGTGGATAACCATATCCTTGAACAAAAGGCAGCTTCGTTGTGATTGGCTCGCTGGCTTTGGCTGGACGGCCGCGTCTCCTCTTAGCCTTCAGATCGGCGCTCCTGCGCAGGTATGAGCTGGAGTCACAGGGGTAGGAGTCGTAGGTAACAGGATAGTAATGATGGAAGTTGAGGCGGAAAATGGAGGGATATGGCTGCTGGGGGTAGCAGGTGTATCGTCTGTGAGACACTCGTAGCTGCTGGAGCTTTACCACAACCTACAGGGAGGTTGAAAAGAGgaaacatttagaaaaacaCACCATATACAATGCACACATTACAGTGTTTGGTCAAAGATTACACACAGGATTTATGATAGCGTTTCTAACCTCCTCCAGTTCGGAGAGAAAGTGAAGATGATCCCGGCTCTGTAGGCACTTCCTCTTCCGTCGATGATGTTTTTGCttcttttcctgctgtgacagGAAGTTGTCAACAGCAGTTACTTGCCGTTCACAGCGTGCTCTGCTGCCTCTGTTGGATGCTTCCAGGGCTGCTGCCTCCGCAGACTCAAACCCACACAGATCAAATGAGTACCTGTATGAAACACAATGTGAAACACAAAATCAGTctgaatataaaacaaaaaaaagcatttaaatTCAAGAAAGGTAAAGCTGTGTAGTTGCAGTGTACTGTACCTGCGTCGAGAGGCGGGGCCTTTCTCAGTTTGATCTGAggtgctgttgttgtctgtccCAATCCCGCTGTCACTTGGAATCGTCTCCTCACTGTGGGACTCGCTGATGGGGGACAGCGTCACCTCCTTCACCGATGCCCCCTCTGACAGGTGGGAAGGTGAATTAGCCAGAAGGCGTGGAGGAGACAGTTTCCATCCTCCAGAGAGGAAGCTCCTGCCAGGTGGCTTGGAGGGCAGGGCTGAGATGGGTTGCAAACTGGGCATAGTGGCATCAGAGTGGCTGGTTCTTATGGATGGAGCACTGGAGCTGGGAGACAAGGTGGCAGAAGGCACTACAGGGCTCTCATAGAGACTGGatgtggagacagacagagggggcTTGTCCTTAGTGGTTTTGGGAGGGTTGGAGCCTTGGGTTTCTGCTCTGGGTTTCCGCCCTCTCTTCTTACCAATGTAGATGGTTCCTCTCTTGCTGACGTTTATCTGTTTTCCCAGCCGAGCCTCGATGGTGGACGCCATGGCGCTCATAGCTGAGGTTACAGGGGCAGAAGATGATTTCAGAGCCAGAGTGCCGTTCTGACTGGACCCTGAAAGGATCTCATTCAGGATGCTCTGCATTTTCCCAAGCTTCATCTTATTCACTGGCCTGGAGGGGACCTTGCCACGCTTTAGTTTCAGACTATTAGAATTGGCGCTGGTGGTCGTGGTGGAGGCCATTTGCACTAATGTGTTTAGTGCGTGTGTCTTCCTCCTACGGTTTAGCCCTGCAGCGGTTTCCTGTGCCAGTGGGCTTGGAGGTGAGGTCGAGGTGCCCTCATGGATGGTCTCCACTGTTAGAAGTGGCTGTTTCTTGGGGCGTCCTCGTTTCCTCTTAATGGGTGTGAGGACGGTCAGGCTGTCAGTGTTGGTGTAGAGGGGGCTAGAGGGGGTGATGGGGAAGGCTGAGGGGGGGTCAGCTAAGGTCGAGGGGCTACCCCGGTTGTCTCTCTGGGGTGACGTGAGGCTGGCATGGCTTTTAGCTTTCAGGTAAGACCATCTGTCCTTGGCCTTGGTTGGTCTGGAGCTGGCTATGGAGCTGGTGCTGTGGCTTGGGCTAGGACTCAAGGCCGCCCTGGGTCCAGGGCTGAGACTGGGGCTAATGTTAGCCCTGGGTTTAGGGCTCGAGCTGGGACTGATGCTAGCCCTGGGGCTGGGGCTGGGGTTTGGGCTAGGGAGTCTGGGGTTCGTGTTCAGATTGGCTTTGTTGATGTGATTGTGAGTAGGCCCCCTGTGTTTAAGGGTGTCTATGCTGGTCTTAGGACGACCCACAGGGTTCTTTTTCATTCTATTTGTTGACTCTAAGTCGGATCCACTAATAACTGTCTCCCCTCTTTCTGCCCTGTCTACcctctctcctttttctcttttatcccctttatctgctctctctgcttttTCTATCCTCTCTCTACTGACATCAGCGTGACTTGTGAGTCGAGAATCGTTTTTGTGAGTCTCCATCTTATGTGCTACTTTGGGTTCTGGGGGTCCGGGCTGGTGCTTCTCTGTAGTGTCAGAGTCCTGTCGTTGCTGTAATCGCTCCTCTACAGAAAATGACTCGTCAAAAGAAGGCCTCCTCCgcctctttcttccttttccttcctctgtcAGCATTGGCATCCCTCtgtcttcttcatctcctctcctcccagcaCCCGCTCgctctctttcctcttttctccgttcctctctttcttcatgGAACCGCTCAGCTGTCTCCTCTTGCCTGTACTTCTGCCTCTCCTCAGAATTAGTCGGGCTCTCCGATCCTTTCTCTGGCTGTCTTCCCCAAGGTGTATCAGCACTGTGGGGATTACAGAGCATCCTCTGGGAGTCCTTCCTGCCGTACTTCCTCTTGATGTTTCCAAAGAGCTGTTCACTGACCTCTTGCAACCCCCTCCCCCTGGAGAGATGtatacagagaaaaaaatatgacaaGTGGAACAAGGGGAGAGAGAAACACTATACAACCAGTACCAGTATGTACCAGAACAGTTACTATTTTTTGTGTGTAACCATACTTAGACAGTCGATCtgattacattatttttttttaaattgtgttatACAATAAGATATCCTGTAATGTATTACCTTGAATCATAATTGTGTCTGTTTTATCAAATGAGATGTTTGCACTTCATCTCACTTTCAATTTTCATTATTGTAGCAAATGAGGCTGTCTGATAAAAATGAATCACTGTCCTGAAAATATGCAATTAGGGATGTGACAAGAACCGATACTTGGTATCGAGTAACCGGTACCAAGGTGAGGCCAAAATTCGAAAAACGGGACGCAGTTAACTCACTATCGACGTGTCCAGGCAGTACAGTTGACGCATGACACATTTTTTCCCCTGCTATATTGTGAAccacaaatctgtgttgaaattgtCAGAAGGAAAGCTAGTAAACGGTTACATCGAATTTCATTATGATgcgctctattcagtaaaaatttgTGTtaaaaaggtaaattataatgtttcagttttgtttttggcgagaaacctgaataaatacagatgttttacagcaatataaaatacagaatatagagcagagggaattatgaccggTTACTTACTAACACTAGCTcaaagtgtttattgttttgttttagttttttacacTGGTATCAAAGTGGGCACagagaattgtggaatttcactggtattggtgtccactactaaatttctgatatcatgacatccatatatataatattgctacacataatatcacaatacaGCATTATCGACTTTCTCCGATCCCCGGTGCATAGTGTacagtatttttgtttgtttggctcATGATAACATCCACCACACAAGACAATGAATCATACCTGCTGAGCGAGGTCAGGTTGAGAATACTGGCATCTGTAACCACTGGCAACTGCAGGTCTGGAGTCAGAGATCTCTGAGGTGAGGGGCTCTGTGTCGCCGTTCGTGAGAAAGGTTGGGTCGGATCAAGCAAAGCGCTCCCACCGGCTCCTGCCAGTTCTCTGGCTGGCTCAGGATGTGCAGGATTGGCCGGGGATGCGGAAGGTGCTGTAGACGTGATCCAGTCTGGACTGATTTGGTGTTGATGTGCATGAGCGTGTTGGAATTGTTGCGTGAGGGCATGTTGTGTTTgctgcgtgtgtgagtgtgtgtgtgcaggagggaGGGAGCTGCGAAGCTGGTGTTTGGGCGGAGTGTGATCTCCCAGTAGTTGCAGCaggcctccctctctctgctcagGCATTCTGAACTGGCGCTCGTACGTCTAGGGAcgacagaaaaaagaaacaaagataAGGTTAATACACACAAACTGCAATCACAAGACAGCTTTATATAGCTGCGGGGATAGACAAACGATATAATGATGCGATCATAAAACTACGACTTCTCTATTTCCTGTCTTCAAAACATCAGCCTATCTCCGCAGAGATAATAGATAATGTCACACAGCATCCAGTTCTGCATTCAGTTTCTTTTCGTCAGCACATATCAAATCAGTGTTGTGCTCTGATATGACACTATTGTCTTTTCACGGCAGGACTGAAGCTTTTAATACATCTTGTGTGCATGAGCAAACAGTGTGCAACAAAACAAAGGGCTTGTTTACAGAGCAATTAAATTCCTGTGGCAAGGATGTAGCATGCTGTGAGAGCTGGGGGGGATGGAGTTGGGGTGTCTGACTGCACACAGTATTAAACACAGTAGCCAAGCTCAACCGCGTCCCAGACTGCCCCAGACCcaaaatactatatattatCTTTATTTTGCTGACAAATCTCCTGTACAGTTCACATCTGTAACTTACTGACAAACCCCTGAACTGCttgtacaatatactgtatgtcctgaAACTATAGCACAATTCATCTAAATCTTTCCCACTGAAGGGCCTCAAATTTAAAGTCACCCTTTGCCCAGTTTACAATTGTCcatgtaaaactgaaaatgtaaaaGCTTAATATTCTGTGTTAGACAACATAACCGTGCTTAATACATCCCTGCTGCATAATCAGTGTACTGCTGGAAGATGAGAAATAGAGCAGCGGATGGCCTTTGTGGTTTAGCCTGTTATTAACAGACTCAGTATGACGCAACAAGACACTGTTCTGCTGCGCTGCAGGGAGATGTAACCTAACCACAGGCCTGCCTCTCAGCATatacacacagccacacacacacacacacacacacacacacacactcacgctcacacatgcatacagtagATGATGTACACATTTCAAAGGCTTTATGAAATCCTGGCTTCACACATAGTAGCGCAAAATGCTAATGTATGAACACAGTTAGGCAACCAATTATAGTCGAGATGGATCGGCACCTTGCCAGATGATTAGCTCTTGCTCTTTgctcacacataaacacacacagtgatgaaACATATAATGTATGTAGTTCTTATCACAGCGCACATATATGCAAGAACAAGTACTTCATCTCCTCTGTCTTTTACCCTGCCAATGTCCTGTTCTGCCTTCATTTCATCAGCCACTTTCGATCTCCTCTGTCCTTTCTCTAtcactctttcttcctctttctctctcctctgctgtcccATCAGTGGTCAGGCACTTACACTCATTTTGTACGTCCACACTGGCTGCAGAAGCTGTTTATCGGACAGATGCAAGCTGCACGCACTCATCAGgcgcaaaataaaaaacacgtgaACGCTCAGCACATGGATGAAAACACATACTGCACACACGCAAGCAAACACTGAGCAGCGTAAATGATTAACCATGCCAGAAAATGCATGTGCTCACATGCACACTCTCATTTATCTCACTGCTATGGTATCCTTTCAGTtctgagatgtgtgtgtgtgtgtgtgtgtgtgtgtataggtgtgagtgtgtgtgtgtgcatggtgaCACTGGAGAGGAGATGCTGTGTGTCCATAGAGGGATAAGATGACAGACACTTGATACACACGTGCTTTCTCATTTAACCTGTCCTAGAATACCTGCTGCTTCAGGTTAAAGGAGGGCACAGAAGAAGAGACAGACGGGGAGATTGAGGTGGTTagagtgagacacacacacacacacacacacacatacacattgacAAGCACACATAAACTAACCACAAAGCCACCACAGAGAGATGATAAAGAGAGGAGGCATGGACACCTTTCCTAGATAGGAGGAGTGCAAAAACAGGAATAAGGGAGCTCACCTCTACCCCCCTTTAAGGTTGTGGTTGGGTTATTGGCACCAGTTCAGCTTTTTGTTCTTAGTTTCCGCCCCTCTACTTCcctctacctccctctctcctcctctcttttcaaGGGAAAACACACTCACTGTCTAATATTCACACAAGCAGATATAAATAGTGGTCATATGGATCGAGGTACTCCTGTGGTTGTTGTAGTCAACACGGCGTGTCCTTATTCTCCTTGTCGTCTCCAGAGTCAGACAGGGTCAACCTCACAACTTGACAGGTTGTCATGTGATAATTACTCAACATATTGACATGTGCGGTGcgcttttttttgcattgtccTTTTATCCCTGCATTGGAGGTGTTGTCCTTGTCATACAAAGAAAACTCATAAGTCTCTGCATGGCTTCACCAATGCCACAGAAAACATTGTTGTACTTGGATATTTCTctgttgtacacacacactgccctgCTCTTGTCATGTGCTGTGTGGATAGGGACTGTGCTACTGGTGGCCTGCAGCAGGGGGCAGCGGTCAGGAGAATCAGCACTAGCCATGGACTCTGACCCTGGAGCAGCCCACAAGCAAAAGAGCTGTGAGGCTTCAACCTTTTCCACACTGTCCTTCTTCTACAAGTCCCTTCTGGTCAAATTTAGATAAGGAGAAAGGCCAGCACAAAACAGACCCGAGGCGTGTTTAGTCCTGAACCCGTCTGATGCACTCTCCCTCCCTCGAGGCTCCCAGGGCTGTGTTCAGGGGTTAAGGGTCATACTCCACAGCTAGGTCAACAACCATTTCTAGGATGTCTTCCTCTGGGTCAGCACTGTAACAACATGGACTGGTCTCAGTCAGTCACACAAAAGC from Sebastes fasciatus isolate fSebFas1 chromosome 6, fSebFas1.pri, whole genome shotgun sequence includes the following:
- the setbp1 gene encoding SET-binding protein, yielding MEPRDLVGSARPKEAELQGGRVGPNEEDQERAGAVGLARSDDVITGGISEGEGLEEQGEGLLEEQEFSIKEASFQEGSLKLKIQTTKRTKKPPKNLENYICPPEIRMTIRPPVGEGKGGRQGRAGGGAGRGQKDEERGPPRKRTYERQFRMPEQREGGLLQLLGDHTPPKHQLRSSLPPAHTHSHTQQTQHALTQQFQHAHAHQHQISPDWITSTAPSASPANPAHPEPARELAGAGGSALLDPTQPFSRTATQSPSPQRSLTPDLQLPVVTDASILNLTSLSRGRGLQEVSEQLFGNIKRKYGRKDSQRMLCNPHSADTPWGRQPEKGSESPTNSEERQKYRQEETAERFHEEREERRKEERERAGAGRRGDEEDRGMPMLTEEGKGRKRRRRPSFDESFSVEERLQQRQDSDTTEKHQPGPPEPKVAHKMETHKNDSRLTSHADVSRERIEKAERADKGDKREKGERVDRAERGETVISGSDLESTNRMKKNPVGRPKTSIDTLKHRGPTHNHINKANLNTNPRLPSPNPSPSPRASISPSSSPKPRANISPSLSPGPRAALSPSPSHSTSSIASSRPTKAKDRWSYLKAKSHASLTSPQRDNRGSPSTLADPPSAFPITPSSPLYTNTDSLTVLTPIKRKRGRPKKQPLLTVETIHEGTSTSPPSPLAQETAAGLNRRRKTHALNTLVQMASTTTTSANSNSLKLKRGKVPSRPVNKMKLGKMQSILNEILSGSSQNGTLALKSSSAPVTSAMSAMASTIEARLGKQINVSKRGTIYIGKKRGRKPRAETQGSNPPKTTKDKPPLSVSTSSLYESPVVPSATLSPSSSAPSIRTSHSDATMPSLQPISALPSKPPGRSFLSGGWKLSPPRLLANSPSHLSEGASVKEVTLSPISESHSEETIPSDSGIGTDNNSTSDQTEKGPASRRRYSFDLCGFESAEAAALEASNRGSRARCERQVTAVDNFLSQQEKKQKHHRRKRKCLQSRDHLHFLSELEEVVVKLQQLRVSHRRYTCYPQQPYPSIFRLNFHHYYPVTYDSYPCDSSSYLRRSADLKAKRRRGRPAKASEPITTKLPFVQGYGYPLAGGNYYAAPYAMPYAPPLSLGYFPPAAPFYLPHHSLGPAPPSPFMRPAVPPPKAFHSSGHSKLQPGAKLRSASGPLQGPSVRGDGLGSLGSGSAGGLAGVRLHKRKHKHKHKHKDEPLLSLRDRQELGGLFSGAKTNARLSMLSDRRDLASQGQHLEKQRASGRGSSLGSSLGMFESDQLSTHSLSDSQFHARQTRQPMNSFMSSYSSQSQRSESVSDLFLGSREDEFGGRSRKTRLTVFGDQGLMSFQTARQEPGQMTNCSSPSLTDVPTKRRYKRREVEQIQKDVRRMHSLNFEHVQKILRAKRLQRQAKTGNNVVKRRPGRPRKQPVEESEPTNRRVESRADGRGLDMLAGRRVDGRTLGMPVLERCDDLPGRLSLRPSLTPEPLEFSNHDSISATIETVVHQARSVPPLAKGGKRRGRGHSRDELWAPSGQ